Part of the Hippopotamus amphibius kiboko isolate mHipAmp2 chromosome 7, mHipAmp2.hap2, whole genome shotgun sequence genome, AATGCTGAGTAATAAATACTAGGTCTGTTTCTTCCAGTTTCTCAGTATAGGcccttttaacattttcttctaagtgtATTTTCatcttattaatttaaaaactacaaGTGTGTAAGTAAACATTGcctatgtcctttttttttcttttacaaagtaaaaaagTCTGTCCTTCTGCCCTCTTCCATTTGCATTCAGAAGTGATTACTAATCATTCCCCTGTCCTATGTGCAtaggtatgtatatgtatatgcatatatttgtattGTTATATGTATTTACGTGGATATACATACAGTGGTCCTCATTATTTGAAGATTCTGTATTTGCATATTCACCTACTAAAATTTACTTGTAACCCCAAATCAGTACTGTGTGGTACTTTTGCAGATATacacagagcagtgaaaaatttaAGTTCTGTGATCCACACTTTCCCAGATGAGATTCAGCAAGGTGATGCTCTGCATTGTTTCAGTTCTCATACCAAGATGACCAGAGGAGACAGTAGGGGGCAGTGCTGCATAGGGCAAGAACCTCTGGTTCTGGGACCAGCTGGACtgggtttaaatctcagctctgaTACCTGTTAATTGGGGCAGCTTCAGGAGTCACCTGACACTTCCaaaccttgttttctttcttataaaacacagaaaataaaacctaCCAGGATTTAAGATTATGAACATCTGTGTgagatgtatgtgtatgtatacatgtctTCCGTAAGAGCAGTGGTTGAGTATTCACTAATTCATTGTTCATGCTGCCTTTATAGAACATAAATACTGCAAATAATAAGAATCGACTGTTTGTATGCATATTATATTTGATAACTTGATGAAAATGCCAAATTCTGTTCCAAAGCATTATACTAATTTATATCTGAACAATTTTTGACTATTTCACATAGCTTTTCAATATCCTACCAAGTAGTCTTGTTGCTGCTTTGTATTCAGGCTGTCATGTATGAGTTGTACCAGACACTatgctttttataatttaattctcataacccTGAATTTTGATTACTTCTGTCTCCATTTTACCTGTGTTAAACAGATTCAAagcagctaggaagtggcagaggcaggatgaAGCCAAAAATGTACGAAACTCCAAAGCTCCCTGCCATTGACCACAATACTGCATCCCCTCTTGGTGACTAGAAGGACATACGTAAACCTCTCTTGACAACATCTCTTACAGCAGCCAGCTTGGTATACTAGACCAGACACAGTACCAAAGAGCTGTTAATGCTGCTGACGTTAGGAAAGTTCTctttctaaacttcagtttcctgAGAGGCAATTTCTGAACCCTCATTTCCTCATCTCCTGTTAAAAAAATGAGGATTGTTAAGGCTCAAAATCGAAACCAAAAcggttttggaaattttaaagcaCTATTTAAATATAACTGATCATGAAGCTAACTTTTGGAAAGTGCTATACATAATAATAGCTTTACTGCCCTATTTCATTACCAGTCTGTGTAATATATAGCGTCCCACTGATTAAGACAACTCAGTATAGCACCCCAGTGATCAGGAATCAACTCCGTAAAAAAATCATTAGCACTTTCTGCAAAGGTGAGGGAAGCTTTGAAAAGTATGaggaaaatatttgtttccaaCTTACACTAATTGGAGGACCATTCCAAGGTCACCTTAATAGAATATGCTTCCTGTCCCAttcatgaaaatgtattttctgaccattattttctcaaaacttagcattatttttaaaattttacccttCAGTGGCTGTAAAATATGACCACATGACACGTTATGTGCAGTTTAAAGAAAACACGTTTCTAGCAAAGATGGCAATTAAAGCAAAAATCCTGTTGCCCATTGATTCTCATAGAATTAGAGATATGTTAACTCTGGaggaaatcaataaattaaagcccttgtgctttttatgttttcctaCCAAAATATCaggacttattcatctttgtgttaTCCATCCTGTGCAGCACGTTTCTCacatagtattgggttggccagaaagttctttcaggtttttccataacatcttacagaaaaacccaaatgaactttttggccaacccaaaaaTTATACAGTAAATACGTATTGAAGTACATGGAACAGCCAAAGTTGTTGGGTAGCAGGAGCATCTGGCCACCTTACGGTCGTAGCCCCTTCTCTAACAATCTACTTTTTCTAATGTTGTACTATTAGCACCTAACAGATTTTCTTGGTTCTAGAATTTTGCTCTGAAAATAATGATTTCttctatataaaaaattaacctAGATCTATGTACTTCTAAGAGCTAGCATATGCCTCTTCTTTTTGTCTGGTATTATAATACCTGATATAGAAGTAGCATACAGGATTCACAGCCTAAAAAGTGTTTCAATCATAAAAGACAACATTTTCCAGGCTCTAGTTTCATAAGTTTCCTCCATATCCTCTAAAAATAAATCCTTTATCTTGAACTTATTAATCAGAGTGGGGAAAAGCTTtgtctaattttcatttttttgaagcAGATCCTGATCAACTAAAGCAAAAGGTCAAAGATCTAGAGACACAGCTCAAAACCTCAGACCTAGAAAAGCAGCATTTGAAGGTAACTACTTAATTATATCTAATTATAGTATTATGTTTTGTGAAGACGGCTGCTGAAAACTGTTTTTATGATCACCATCTCTGAGTTTTAAATATGTATCCCAGATATTCCTAGGATCACATTTTATACTTACATTTAACCTTGATATTACAAAGCTGATTATATTCACCTGactgtattaaaaaatacttattaaaacaGAACTACCAGAAAAATTGAGACAAAACAAATAAGATTAaagagtaaattatttttaattgtcacaAATATAACtcattattttagtattttcttaagTTTTGGGTCACATTGGGAACAGTGTCTTTTAAttccttttgaaattcttttcaggAATAGTTCCCATAAAGAAAGATATTTGATAATGCTTTATCTCTTTAAGAATCTGTCAACAGAACAAAAGagtataaatacaaaaattaactagtGATCACTGGCTATTCTACATGGTCATTAAAGCTCAAGTTGTTTCTTTACCAGATGCCTAACTTTTAGCCAGGCAGAAGCCCTACAGTTTCCCTgatcataaatatatttataacaagtgaccatttattcattaaaaattagatatttgtaaggaaaatacaaatgaagCCTAAATCAAAGAATCTTAACCAAAATGACTTAAATGTTGCGAGTAGCCAAGTTTTTTGATTGCCTCACTGAGAGTATCTTAATATTCTTTTGGAGAAAGATTAAATCCCCTCTGATTTAAGAGCTGATAAATTTTAGTTCAAGGCTGGGACACAACTTAGAGAACAAATAATTTGACAGTTAACAAGTTAGTTACTTACACTGTACAATGAAACCTTATTaataaaatcttaagaaaaaacttCTGCCTTATAAGTATATTTGACTATTCAGGTTACTTTGGGTTTCATATTTGTAATCAAATCTTTTTAGTTCACACCTaaagaatgtattttttcctatatATGCCTTTAAAGATAATATGTTCTTATTAGGAGGAagtaaaaaagctgaaaaaagaactggaaaatttTGATCCTTCATTTTTTGAAGAAATCGAAGATCTGAAGTATAATTACaaagaagaagtgaaaaaaaatattctcttagaagagaagttaaaaaaacttTCTGAACAATTTGGAGTTGAATTAACTAGTCCTGTTGCTGCTTCTGAACAGTttgaagatgaagaggaggaaaatGCTGTTAATTTCCCCATATACTAAGGGCCACCTCCAACTATAGTTTTATTTAACTATTAACTTTGTAAGTTAAAATTCCATCTGGAAATCAAGCAAGTCTCTGACCTACTACATGATTTCCTTCCCAATACCTTGTACCTTTACCTAAATTGGAATTTTTagttaataaaattatatgaaaatttcaacatattagaaaagtatatttttgaaGACTTTTAGGATAAGTTATACCTGTCAACAATAGGCAGTAAGCTATGGTGAATTTCTATACATtcataatgttttgatttttttaacatttaaagctGGGGTTTTATGTATACTTAAATATATGTGTTAAGATTCTCAAattatctgtgtgtatatataaatatgttatgaAGTTGAGCCACATGTTTTCTTAAATGTCTAGCAATATTAAATTCAGCTtaaactatttaatttttaaaggaaatggtcCAAAATTGTTTGTCTGTCTAAGCTACTACCCATGTATAATTGACTGAATCCAACCTTTGTACAAGCTGGGGAgcttattattaatatttttaattccagAGGTTAAAATTCATTTGctgtttctaaataaaattttgaatagaTATTTGTAGCTGGGAAATTCATTTCTTCAAATGCTAGAAGATATGTTGCTATATTAGACACTGAACAATAGAAACTGagatatttttaccttttaaacaTGGCAGAGTATTCAATATTGAGATATAACAACAATGAAGCTGGTTTTTAATTGCACTTTCACTTTATACATTGAGAATTATATCTTTGAGCCTACCAAATTTCTGATtatctatttttgaaaaatgattaaaTAGACACTTAGGATCAAAGGCATACTCATATTTGTTCAAATTCATGTTGATAATAACTGGTTTTGAATTCATATAAGTATCTGGGATTGGCCAGCATAAACCAAGATGATGGCGGTGgacctgaaaaggaaaataagggtATTAGCATTTAGCCTATATTATCTTCATTCACTTACTACAAATCTTCTGAGTGCCTACTATCTCCCAGGCACTATTTAAGACTCCACTTCATTCAtcttaccctctttttttttttttctttcatagctgTTCTCCTCCTGACATATTACATATTTACTTGCTTATTGTCTATCTTCCCCAtcagaatgtaagcttcatgaaggcAGAGACACTGTTTTGTTGACTCTGTATTTCCAGCACCTGGAAACATGCCAGGAACATAATCAGGGGCTCCATAAATAACAGAGTCTGCTGCTGAGTACAGAAGCTAGCCAATTGAAAAATGTGGGCAGAGGGCATTCTAACCAAAGGGTTAGAGTAGTATTCTCATTCATTTGTGAAGAATGGACAAGACAGGGATAAGACTGAAAGATAACACTTAGGAGGGTGAAAAAATAATTCAAGCATGAATCTTGGGTGGGAAGTACACAGATGGCAATAGATGAGAATCTTTTAGAACTGATAACTGGATGTATGAAGTGATGGAGAGCGGGGTTAAAAATGATATCTAAGTTTTTGGCTCCAGTGAACTGTTTGGAGTCTGTGTTAGTCCAAACTGGACTAGGTCCAGTTTTGAAAGTTACAAATTAGAACCTATGTGAAATGAAATAGACAAGTCCAAGAGACAGAAAGGGCAAAAGTGTAAAATAATTCATTCTGTATATATTAACTGTCACTTTGGCACTCTTTTAACTCAACAAATTCTATAATCAAGTAAGTCTGAGAAATGCTGAGTTAAACTAAGTTACTAGTACAGATGTCTCAAAGAACACTAATGCTCAACACGAATTTCCAAGAAGGAAATATGTAGTATGCAGGGTTTcccaaacattttcatcactttaattCTGAAGCACATCTAGAAGAACCAATGCCCCACAGAATGAATACATACTGGGAAACACAACTTTATCAAATAAAGGTGGTAGCATGTGAGATGAAGAATTAAACTACTACAAATCAGAATTACTGCAATCTGTAGAGTATTTTAGTGCCACTTCtactttaagaatataaaatgacataATCCCACAAGTTATTTTCTGCCATTACCTTGATTAAACAGCCATCACTGCAATGCCATACTATTCCTTCAATTTTACCCTCTCTGCAGCCTTCAAACCAGGACAGCAGATCATTGTGCTTCAAGGTAGGTAGATTTCTTATTTGAAATGCTCCATGTGGTATAAGAAGATGTAATGGATGCTTCTTGCTTCCTAAccctaaaatcataaaaatttgcCGTTAGCTACACAGAAGTttcaaaaagaatgagaaaatttcTCCCTCAAAAAAAGCCTCTTAAAACAATGAggaataaatttaccaaaaagtTGGATTCCTTGAAGAGAGATACACTACAAGTGCCCTCACTGAAAGGTCGGCACCTTATCCCATTAAATCTAAATTCCACCATCGTGTGCTCTATACCAGGAGCTGACAAACTATGACCTTCAGACCAAACCCAGCCagatgcctgtttttgtaaattgtTTCACTGGAACACAGCCTACCCATTCAAGTACTGTCTAAAGCCCGTTTCAGAGATATGGCCCCCAAAAccctaaatatttactatctagcctGTTATAGAAAAGTCCACCACCGCTGCTCTACACCATTAGCCACATTCAGCTATCATTCAGTGTTTACCAACAGCCACACTGTATCTGATAACTGTCATAGCTTCATTTCACCTGCCAATCAGTCTGCTTCTGCTCTCCACATAGGATTTTGCTATTCCAGCTTTAATGACCTTGGGTCTGTCTTTATCCTCCAGTCAACAATACTACATAGTGCCCTCAGGACTTGTACTCAGTTCATCATGGTATATAGTCTGATGATTGATATGCTATTCATTGctaattcttttatttactttacatCTAGCTTCTAATTAATACTAAACTAATTACCTAGCCATgaaaagcaacccaagtgcccatcaataaatgaaatggataaagatatggggtgtacacacacatacacagaaaatggaattaatgctcagccataaaaaagaatgaaatcctgccaattgcaacaacatggatagacctaaaggatattatgctaagtgaaataagaggaagacaaatattgtatgatttcacttatatatggaatctgaaaaataaaacaaataactcaaatttATTAGTCATTtctttagtgtatttttttcagttgaaccTAGGAAGTTTTCTTTATAAATGACTACTGTAACTAAACAAGAAAAAGGCTTTACTCACCATATGGGTTTCCATTAATATTGGTTCCTATAAGCTCCAGTGTTTGTTCTAAGAGATCTGAGAGTGGCACTGCACTAACTTCCAAAAGCCCAGGATCATCAGAATGATGCCTCAGTACCAGGGCCATTTCAAATTCATAATTCACTACAGAGGAATGCCAGCAAtactgtttgttgtttttctccacTGGTACCCAACCTAGCATTTAAAGaaagaagtttcttttttattgcattGTTTCTTTGGATTAAGACCtaaggtaattttaatttttgccacaaattttccatattttctgtaTGTTCTATCATACATGGGAATCACTTTTAATATCAGTGGAAATGTTAGCAGTTTTATTACTTTGTAAAtcatagtatttttctttaatcataaGGTCTCATTCTTGAGTCTGCTGAGGAATTAACTTGTTTGATTATTCACTACAGAGCACCCAGCATTCTTTTAATAGAAAATTCACATTTTCAATAAGAATTGAGCACCATTCTAAGACAGCactaaaaccttttttttaaattaagttttctcTCTACCTTCTCTCCAGTTTCAGGGATAATAGACAGATGCAAGTGTTCTACAATTTACTGTATTGTTctggtatttattgaaaaatgtattgattccacatttattgaatgttactGCTATTCCCTTCCTAATTTCTGTTGCCAGATTAGgattctttgttgtggagagTTCCttaccaaaaaaccccccaaaaaaacaaaaaacaaactaggGCACAAACACTATGACGACCATCACATCTTTGGCATTCATTATTCACCCAGATTACAGTAATAACCTCTGTGCTGGGTCTACTATCTCCAATTCCCCACCCTATCATAATTCTATTTCAAGAATTTAAATTTAGTTCTGCTGTAGCTCTGCTTAATAATCATCTTCAGATAAACTTCAAACTTCTTCAGATGGAATACAAACCACTTTAATATTTGAGCCCATCCCACATTTCCAGCCTCCACTTTCATAACCTCAAGTGTCATACACCCTAAACATTCCAGCCACAATAAGACgttatttaaaatttcccaaagaCTCCATGATCTCTCCTCCGTGGGCATTTGCCTAAGCTGTCATTCTCCCTCCTCTTGCCGACTAACTTCCTGGTTCTTAAGCTTCAGTTTGAAGGTCCACTCTCCTTAGAAGCCTCCAACCACCACAGGTTGAACTAGgagttcttcctcttttcttcagcTGTACCCTGTGTATTATTTCCTTTCGGTTCTTAAATCATACTATTATTGGTAGATTTTTCCTACTGTCTAAAAGGTCATCAAGGGTAAGGGTTCTGATCTTCATTTTTGTATTACTAGAATCTAAGAGTACTCTGCACATTATAGGTCCTTTTAATCTGGAGTACCTTTCTACTCAGCACACTTTTGCAAAATTTTCCCATCCCCAGAAAAACTACTGTGAGACacctattttcactttcttttgagATAGTCTTCTAGGATCtttgcaaaaaatatatacatattgttaTCCATAGTCTAAAAAGTAAAGGCTTCTTAATATCTCATTTCAGACTAGATCAATCACACCATCTATCATGATAACACTTCAGGGCTATTCCCACACCCAgtgctttattaattttcacagaTTACAGGTAGTAAACTGTCCATCTGAGAAAAGAGTCTAAACTTGAGAGGATGTTCTTGATATGAAACATCTTTGGTATAAACTGTTAAATTAGAAAATTTGTGCTATACAGATAAATACCATGAAGAaccacattaaaattaaattctgtaATTTCTAACTGAATGTATAATACCAGGAATGTGTCCATTTTCATCAGGCATTGGATTCCCATTTAATTGTTCTATTTCCTTTGCTGGTATCCAGCACTCTGGAACGGGTCTGAAGTCCTCCtcaatattccaaaaaaattctgaaagagtTAAATAATCATATGTGTggcaatactttaaaaaacataaaacactgaACAAATTCAAAGTGGGAATAACTAATGAACCCTGTAATATCAGGTGCCGTATAATTAGTCTCCATTCATTACCACCACAATGTGACTACTTCTCAGGGTTAAGGTACTAACACTAAATTTTCAATTTTGAACCCACCACCATCTGTAACAGTAGATAACAGTCTAAAGCAGCCGCCAATGTTCCAGTATGTGTGATTTATGGTAAATTTTTAATGCACTATGAATACAAATACATAAAGATTATAtatatgaatgagtgaatataaaatgataaatgtaaatatttatataatagttAGAGGCATTGAAtgtaataattaaaaacattaataatcTTTTGAGGTTTGTGCCTGATTTATAAAACTACCTATTTGTCTCTTGGGTAGACAAAACTAAAATGTGTCACTCcgtataatatacacacacacacagtaatttgtatgttttaataaaatggaCTTGCTATAATTAAGAGTTGCAGAAAtgttaggaaaatattttgaaatatttttcaagaatattcttttacatatattcaattataatttttttcttttccctaagtGCTTAAATTGTAAAGAAGGATATAATATAAAGAACACCATAGCAAGAAGTAAGCCAAAAATTTCTACTTAAATcatgaaaagctttaaaaaaacaaacaaaaaggaccCACTAaccttttgagttttgttttgaatgtagaaaatttttaaatcttttctcagCTAGTTTGTTAGGTTTTCTATCTAGCCGAGCCCAAAGGTATGGCtgacctaaaaaataataaaaggaaaaaaaaaagattacgaggcaaacaataaaatttatcttGAAAGACATTtcagtataaaattttttaatcaacAGTAAAAGTCATCTCTAAGAGAAGCAACCCAGAAGACAAAGGGAAATATGCAGTATAAGAGACATCCTACCTAACAGTACCTGATGTTGTATAAGACTTAAGTCTTTGGTTAAAGAGTGAGGGGGAGGCTATAAAAAGCAAATGTGACCCTTTCATAAGGACATCCCACAGCCATATTTTATTAGAAACAAGCAATTGTGAGAAACTGAAGTTACCTCTACACTAAATGCAAACATAACCAGAAAATTGTATTCACACCTTCCCTGAAACATAACTATGTGCCATGAGGGTTAATTCCCAAAAATGTGGAGTGAGGCTAAGCTGTTTTGCATGGCTCTGACCCCTGAGGTCAAGGCATAGAACACTGACTAATAGTGATGCTTTGCAGTCAGGGATCTGAGAAGTTTCATGGTGGGTGTCAGCATTCTTTACTGACAACAGTGAGACTAATGAGTTGCACCTGGTCTCGGTGAGACTCTGGAGGGCTGCTGTTGAGGCTGGTTACTTAGCAGGAAAATGCCTTTATGATCACCGAAACATAAAAATCCCCAGCTGAGATTCCATTTCAGATTCCCTGCTTCTGAAGTGTTCCCTGCCTACATTCAGCAGTGGTCCTTGATTTAAGAAAGTGTGTCCTGCCTGGATTTGtcaggaaggtgggggaggaccATAGATGCTTTCACCTGGTCTCACCAGACCCTTTGCTGTGAGAGAGTCTTTGACTGTGATGTACATCCCTTGCTGTACTGCTTATCCGCTACCTGTAATAAACTGTGGATTTGCAAGCTTTGTCACTCGGGGTTCTGTAAGTGTTCTTTAGCAACCCAATCTTGTTTAACTGCCACCATTATACATAGTTACACATATCGTGCACACTGAAGTTTCTTAACATAAATACAAAAGTCTAAAAAACTCCTTTACAGTTTCTTCAAATACATAAATcagagatttatttaaaaaattacttattacAGTTTGGTTTAGGCATTCTATATTACTTATTAGCTATACCAATAAATAATGTGAAGAACCAGATTAAAACTACATTGTCATTTCTGTTGAATAGaccttttgttctttttacaaGTAAACATAAAAGAATGCACTGAACTTATACCTATTAAGATGGctcctattaaaaaaatagaaaataacaagtgttggtgaagatatggagaagTTGGAAGCCTTCTGCACTCCTGCTAGGAAGGTAAATAGTGCAGctactacagaaaacagtatgacagtttctcaaaaaatttaaaaaagaattactatatgatccagcaattccacttttggatatataccccaaagaatttaAAGTAGGGACtcaaaagagatatttgtacaccatgTTCACAGCATCATTATTCACAGCAGTGAATAGGTGGAAGCATCCCAAGTTCACAATGATGGATGaatggtatatacacacaattatGTAGTATATACAAacttgtggtatatatatacacagtgaaatattattcattctttcataaaggaaggacattctgacatgtactacaacatggatgaatcttgaagacaatatgctaagtgaaataagccagtcacaaaaggacaaataccgtAAGACTCCACTTACAAGTTACCCAGAGTAGTCAAAATCCTAGAGACAAAGCCGAATGGTGTCGGGAAGAAGGTGGGGATGctgagttgtttaatgggtataaagtttcagttctgcaagatgaaaagagttctggagatggatgtgTTGATAGCAGCACAACAATAAGAACTGTACGCACCACTGAACTGGATGCTTAAAAATGGTAAACGTGGTAAATTTTGTCATATGtattttatcataattaaaaatgaaaaaggatgcACTTCAGAAGAGGTTTCCTGATATGAAGAATGTGTCCAATATGCATTTAAGTGTTCTATTTCTCTTGCTGGAATTGAGAGGTAATTTCACTAaccagaaaaaaatcacacagattacttctctcttttcaatgtattttttcccttaacaTAGTTGACAATTTCTATTTGAGTTTATACCTCTTTTAAAgtacattaaaatgaaataaattagagaCATTGCcaacagtaataaaaacaatggGATCAGCACTGGGATCAGTGGAAGAACAAGCTTCAGAGTCAGATAAACCTAGGTCCTATTACCAGTTGAGCTTTCATTAACGATAGGGTCTTGGAAAAATTGTTTAGGTTCTCTGAGCTCTGGTTTCCGTTTTTGTAAAATGCAGAGGCTTATTGTGCAAACTAGAGATAACACAATATAAAGCATTTATCACACTGTTTGGCCCTTAATGGGTATTAATACTAGTtatcttcccttctttccccaaGAGAAAGATATGATATAATAAACGTAATACATCAactgtgattttattattttcctattatttttagGTTTCCAAGGGTTTATGAAGAGCGATGCCCCATTTCAGATAGACAGAGTTTAAGTgactaagaaaaataagtaatatttgtAGTACAGTTGTGTTTTACCTTTGTAGGTAGTAACATAACAACATGTTCCATCCACTTTTTCTGTTGGAATTGCACTGTATATATCTGCATCTAATGCCTTGTGACTTATAGTTTCAGTTGCCAAAACTTTAAATggcttaaaaaagagaaagagaaaactggTTTAAGACAAACAGCCTCTATGCCTTCACACACACTCTTACCTGGAAGTTCTTAATTTCACTAGTTTTAAGGGATGATCACCAATTTGTCCTTCAAAGTATTCCTCCTGTGAAGTTCCTACAAATCACCCCCTCCTCTTCTATGCTATCACAGCAATACATGTTTTTCCACACAGATGTGTAATTACAGTTGACTCGAAAAACAAAGGTTTGAAGCGCATGGgaccacttatacacagatttttttctcaataataaatactgcagtactacacattcaaggttggttgaatcctggATGCAGAACCCTGGTTATGGATGAAACTGGAATATGAGGGCCAACTACAAGTTATGCTTGGATTTTCCACTGTGGTAGGATCCAAGCTCCTACCCTGGCATTGTTCATGGGTTAACTATATTCACATGTTTCTTTATCCACCATAATAAGCTTGACATCAGGAACCATGTCCTATGCAGAGCTGCATCCCTAGCACAGGTGCTAAGTGTCTTCAATCATTTACTTGACAATTACTTGCTAAATG contains:
- the RLIG1 gene encoding uncharacterized protein C12orf29 homolog isoform X1, which gives rise to MRRLGSVQRKMPCVFVTEVREEPSTKREHQPFKVLATETISHKALDADIYSAIPTEKVDGTCCYVTTYKGQPYLWARLDRKPNKLAEKRFKNFLHSKQNSKEFFWNIEEDFRPVPECWIPAKEIEQLNGNPMPDENGHIPGWVPVEKNNKQYCWHSSVVNYEFEMALVLRHHSDDPGLLEVSAVPLSDLLEQTLELIGTNINGNPYGLGSKKHPLHLLIPHGAFQIRNLPTLKHNDLLSWFEGCREGKIEGIVWHCSDGCLIKVHRHHLGLCWPIPDTYMNSKPVIINMNLNKYEYAFDPKCLFNHFSKIDNQKFGRLKDIILNV
- the RLIG1 gene encoding uncharacterized protein C12orf29 homolog isoform X2, giving the protein MRRLGSVQRKMPCVFVTEPFKVLATETISHKALDADIYSAIPTEKVDGTCCYVTTYKGQPYLWARLDRKPNKLAEKRFKNFLHSKQNSKEFFWNIEEDFRPVPECWIPAKEIEQLNGNPMPDENGHIPGWVPVEKNNKQYCWHSSVVNYEFEMALVLRHHSDDPGLLEVSAVPLSDLLEQTLELIGTNINGNPYGLGSKKHPLHLLIPHGAFQIRNLPTLKHNDLLSWFEGCREGKIEGIVWHCSDGCLIKVHRHHLGLCWPIPDTYMNSKPVIINMNLNKYEYAFDPKCLFNHFSKIDNQKFGRLKDIILNV